GagtgacctgtgagaggcagaatagtgccacagggcatccagactggcagaaaaaaactaataagtATTAGTAATatcatttatattattattagttgtagTATTAATAGTTGTAATAGCAGTAAGGAAAGCATTTGTGCAGTTATTTGATATcttactagtgcactgaattgtcagTGTACTCTACTAGTACGCACTTTGTCTTCACCTGTAAGACAATTGGTTGCGATTAAAAGGGTTTAGGAAGGTTTAGAGTGTGGTAGTGAAAGTAGTATATAACTAAAGTTGTACAGTGATGTTGGCCTTCGTTGCAATGCCATTTTGTAACTGCAGAGGGCGATGTTTAACACAATCTGTGCATCCCAGAAGAATACAAGCTGTAAATCAGTTGTCTCAGCTTTCTTTAAATGGAATCCAAAGAACACGGTTTTTGTTCTCTATAATCTGTTTGGAATGGGGAGAGACTAACATACAAAAATTCAGattataatgtgcattttgtcACAGGTTGTATCCACACTCACACTCCAGCTGtgacccaatggttaagatcatcgcctgccaccgtgggggaccttgGTTCaaaaaaccccgactggaccatccgccaacatcccccggactcatggctgtggtgtccttgagcaagacactgataccctgaaatgctccccgggcgcttcagctgccccctactccagtgtgttccactaacatgtgtatgggttaaatgcagagaacaaattttgtgtgcatgcatgcatgttcatgacaataaaagatgattcttcttcttcatccaaGTTATCAATAGGCTTGTGTTCCCAGGTCAGAGTAGCTCTACCTTTTTAAGATCTGAATGCTAATTCTCTGAGTCATTATGTGATTCAGTCTGATTATGTGCAGTTTCTTCAATCTTCAGTCCATCAAAGGCTTGTTCTTACTCATTTTCGTTTCCAACACCCCCCTCCTTTTTTCTCATCTTGCCCCCCTCAACACTCGCCACCCGTTCAACTGGGCAATTGTGTGCTGTAATGATTTCCAGATGTAGAAGTGCGtcttctgttctgttctgtacTTAGCTCTTGTAGCTCTGCTGCCGCCTCATCTTTCCCTCCTCAACAGGAGGTTAAGCAAGGTGGTGACTGGAGCTGAACGGAttggaaaaaatgaaatgcattgCTCATGTTGCATTGGTGTGTTTtcatgaaactttttttgttcttttgttataCATATTCTATTGTgtgtcgtccccccccccccccccccccccccgggcccCCCATGACATCCCTCTGCTCTGTAATGAAAGCCAGCTGGAAAGCAATGGGAAGATGGAGGTTTTGCACTTTCCTGCCCAGGTGTCCTTCCCACGCTTCCTCTGTCTTTATACATGTTTGATTAAATGACATCAACACTATGCGGacaaaaatcagaaaaaaatattaagcaGTGGTTGGACTAGGCCTCCTTGAATGTACTTCCCAAGATATTTATGATAATTCCATTCTTTCACCCGTCTGGGAACAAAAATGAGGAAAGCAGAAAGGATCTCAAAGTCATGCTTGGATGTGCTTAGTGTGGAAGAACTCGACACCTTCTGGATAAACTAGAACAGCGAATGTAGGCCATGCCCCTTCTCAGGTCCAACATCAGCGCCATCTTAAGCGTGGTACACACTTGCCGACAATCAggcctaatttgagcatttttccgaTCAAAAGGAACAAAGGCCAGACTCTCAGAGGTCTCTGAAAGGTTATCCTGACCAATTATTCTGTATCGGGGGTTGTATTaagagtgtgttttttttcactcccTGATCTGCTCAGAAATCGGTCGtgctgacaatcgtaaatgttaaagctGTTCAATATTCAATATTCAATTCCGCTCAGGCTGAAATGAGaataaatcaattcaaaaaATCGACCATGTACTTGAAGCAGTGCAGGAAAGACAAACGctataaaataaagacaatagACTGTcgggaataaatgaatacaattccacggaataaacatcagaatttaGGtggtaaatgtaggtcagtgtttAGCGTTTAGGTTAGTTGAGTGTGAAGTCACAAGTTTTGTGCACGTGGACATTTCTCAGTGCAGTGACAGATAGGAAAGAATCTCTTTCACCTTCCCCCTCTAAGTGCATAAACATGCTCACTCACCCCCACACTAACATACATAGGCACACACACTATGTTTAGTGCGCGTGAGCATGAGTCCGAGTCAAAGCTCCTAATGATCCCACCAGCTGTTGCTCTTGTAAACACACAATCCCACCTCCTCACTGCCTCTTTGCTTCCTCGCCATGCCTCCCACAAGCAAGTAAAGAATACAGAAAGGTTCAGATAAATGTTTAGAAGCGTAGACGCAAACGAGTAAAAGCATACACGTGGTATAGTCCTTGTAATATTCGCCTTGCCACACATGGTGACAACCTGCGGCAAGGTAAAACTGAGTGCACTTGATCAGATGCTGCAGGAACTAAGATACCATTCATCTTTCTTTTGAGTCAGTAAGAGGTAAGATTTGATTTCATGGTAGTCCCATATGGATCAACTCTTTGGTGAGGGTCAGGCccagagaggggaaaaaaacatggatgCAATCTCATTTACAACAGGATGCACATGTTTCTACTAAGACACCTTTGCTTTGACTTTGTTCCTTTGTGAGAGGCTCATTAGTCCTTCACACTCCCAGTCTTGGGACCACTATCTGCGGTGAAATGCGTGTGAGGGTTCCGTTCTTACAGCGGCGACGTAACCTCAATTTATTAGTCCGAACACCCTGTAGTCTATCGCTAACCTACGGTAATCCAGGAGTTCAGTCATAATTACaggaaatatttgtatgaaaacccCTTCTTGACCATGAATATTAAGTAGAAGGGAAAAGCAAGCAATACAAGGAAGGGGCAGAACCCAGTAACAACACTAATTGGGAATACAATACGCAATTCGTTGTGTTTGCATGGAATCTTTGCAGCAGATTGTGCACATGTGCTTAATGTTGTAGCTGGAGAGCGTCCAAGCCTTTCTGCCTCCTCTCCTCAAATATAATTGGAATTAGGCTTCCTTCCCCACATACCCGTACTCCCTGCTGAGAGACTGAAATATCTGCTGATGCTGCTGGAGGCTGGTCTGGTGCAAGCACAGTGGCAGGCAGCTCTGCGCCGGGTCCCAGCAGCTAACAAGTATGCCAGCTTCATTTTTAAATCTGGGTCAGGCCCAGAAcacttttccttccttcctcgttGCATCCCTCTGTCAGGTTTACAGTTTATTACCATGCAGCTTTCATTTTAGGTTCCCAGGTCCAAAGAGCCCTCCCCCGTGGTTCCTCTAATGAATTAAATCATTGCTAAAGTGCAAAGCCGTAGTCTTTCGGCTGTGACACAAACCAGGCAACGGTCATGGGGGCCAATGTCTTCTCActccgtgtgtgtgttccaCAGTCACAAGAAGTGTAGGGTGAGGGGGATGTGGGAATACAAGAGGGAAATCGCCCGACAGGAAGTGACCTCTCGGAAGAGGGGGCTTCCCAAagggttgtgtttttttctgtctctcaTTTACAGACCCTGACTCAGAGCGAGCTCACATCTCGCCACGATGTCTTCGAAGCAATGAGAGCATGAGAACAAGGCCCATCGAGGGGAGTTTGGAGCTTTTGTTCTAGAAAAGCCATCCAATCCTGGCTCTGGAAACCATTTTAGCAATTGACCCTCAACTGTGACGGAAACAAAAACTGTGCGCGTGTTTGTGCTGGGTTGTCCTTGGGATTTAATCTGCAAGTATTTTGGaaggaacaaaaaaagtacactaCTAATGCTTTGTGTGCGCCAGTGGCTAAAAGCACTCTACCTCATGTGTCATAAATATACAGATGTCTTGGCAAACATTTGAAATCTCAGTGGGCTCAATACCCACACACGCTGGACTTAATCCCTTTCTTTCAACCTGACAGATCAGATTTGGCACATCTCCCTCCAGTGTCTGCGACCTGAATTCCTTTGCCTGCAAATGTGAACCATGTGTGCACTCTAAGGTCACCTTATCGTAAGGGGCACTCATGAGAAGAAGGTACAATGTCAGAAATTAGGGCTACAGTAGGAGTCTATTTCGCTCCCTCAAAGTCATGCCTGCACGACCGCATAAGGCTAATTTTCAAACTGTAATGGTTAACGGGATTAAAAAGTACAGATGATCTCAAGATGTAAAAGTCAAACCCTAAAGCAGGGtttctgtgactttttttcagcTCAAGAGCCAAAGTTGAAATTTGCGTCCTTCCCGGAACCTAAACTTCAAACTTTTGAGGAAATGTACATTTCTATTTGTTGaatgggtatttttttttttttgctttaaatggCAGAAAAGTGGCAagggtttaaaaataataataattattttttaatcgcAGCACGGGAAATACCGATGAGCACTTCTGTCTCACAGTCTAAAGGTTCTTGGCTTAATTTCTCCAACCCTAACCACATGAGGACACGCGGTATATAAAGTGGATGGATTatggcaaaagaaaaaataaataaatccatttcCAAAGTGAATCATATTGTACAGACATGGCCCATGTTCTAATGAATGCACCAACTTCTAGCAATATTGAGAGCATTCTAAAATCAACTAGTTGCAGTATCTCTTCCAATAATAAAAGTTCTAGAAATGATATATGAAGTGTGTGCGTTTCGGGGAAAACGATTTTCAGCCTTATTCAAAAGTTAGCCGATATGAAtactttctccccccccccccccaaaaaataaaaatgtatacactCAACGAAAATATGCATTTAATGATACTGTATGCAATTAATAGCCTGCTTAGTTCACGGTCCACACCTTGCAGAGCGTGGGAGTGTTATGTCTGCTATGTCGATTCATCCAGAGCTCAGTGCCGTGGTTGGCTGCACACGCGTGCACGCGCAGGCAACTCAGTCAAAGTCTCTCCCCTCTCACGTGCACGCTCCACCCTGCAAACTTCACGAGCTCCCTTGTCGTGGTTGCAGAGGAGGGACTGAATTGCACCAATGTTtctgtgtatgtgcgtgtgcgtgtgtaattCGCAGCAGATGACCACTCGAGGGGATGGAGGCTTACTGGGCATGTGAGCAACAATTTGCGCGACACGCTGCACGGTGATGGAGCCTTTCCCCGGACTCGTGTTGTAGGTTTCTTGTCACGTCAGAGCAACAAGTGGAACATGGTGCATTGGTGCGATTGCGCCCGATAAAGAGGACGCGAATGCCGCACCAGTGCCACCAGCGCAGTGGGCATGGATACCGGCTATTTCCCGGCGAGGATTTGCGTGCTTCTGCTCTCCCTTGGCGGTTTCGCCTCCTCCGGAGTTTGTCCCGACCGCTGTGACTGCCCGCAACCGCAGCGTCTCATGTGCTCCAACCGGGGTTTGCGCACTGTGCCCTCTCAAAGCAGCGGCGAGAAGGAGGTGCTCGTCTTTAGTCTTGGgggcaacttcattggaaacgTCTCTGCAATCGACCTCGGAAGGTACACCGGCTTGGTAAGGTTGGATTTACAATTCAATCAAATCCAGAACATTCATGCTAAAGCATTTGAGAATCTATCCAATTTGCAAGAGCTCTACTTGGGACATAATCACTTATCTGACATTCAAGATGGGACTTTGCAACCACTGAAGAAACTGACAGTCCTTTATGGAAATAACAATCACATCATTGCTGTAACACCAGGGCTTTTTGTCAGTTTGGACCATCTTGTTAAGCTACGGTTGGATAGCAACGCTATAAAAAGCTTGCAGGAGTCAGCATTTAAAAACTTGGACAATCTGCGTTATCTTCATCTGGAGTCCAATCAACTGCATCACCTTCACAGAAAGGCCTTTTCTAATCTCGCCAACCTGCGCTTTCTCAATTTGGCCGACAATAAGCAGTCAGCCCTGCGTGGTGCCCTCACCTTTTCCCATCTCACATCTTTGACAACTTTACTGCTGTCTGAAAATGAAATCCAACATGTCGGCAATAAAGTTTTCCATAATCTAAAAAAACTGTCCAAATTATCTCTCAGCAATAACAAGATTGCTCATCTACACAGTGGGGCTCTGCTTGGTTTGTCAAGCCTTAAGCAGTTCCTGATAGACGGGAATGAGCTGGTTGAGATCCCAGCCGGGCTTTTGGACCCTCTGGAGCTCGTGGAGCATTTGGACTTTAGTCGCAACCGGATCGCTAATGTTGACTCTTTCGCATTTATTCACCTTAAACATCTCAGGGTTCTGAATCTGAAGAGTAACGTCCTAACTAGCCTGTCTGGTGACACTTTCAAGCTAAATAACTTTCTCCATGATGTGGATCTCCATGGCAACAACTGGACCTGTGATTGTCGCCTGGAGGAGCTGCAACGATGGATGTCTGCAGCACGTACTCAGGGCAAACTGTTGGATGTGTTTGTACGGTGTCATCACCCAGCAACCCTGAGAGGGAGCTCCTTGGAACATGTGAACAGTTCCCAGTTACAGTCCTTTGGGAACTGGAGCAATTTGTGCGGGAGCCACGCTGCACTCGAGGAGAGCCGGGAGGGGAAGACGTGGGTTGAGATGGGTGAAGTTTGGCAGGAAGAAAGAGGAAGAGAGGagccaatacaacaacaaaagcaggATGAGACGGTGGAGAGAAAAGTAGGGAAGGGACAGGTGGAGATACAACGAGATCAAGGGGGGACAGAGGTGCCACAAATggttcattcattcaaaaaggACTCCCTCAGGTCCAAGTCACCAACAGACGCACTTAGAAAACGTGCCAAAGTTGGGGAGAAACTTTCCAGAACACAATCAGAGAAGGACATTCCCTCACCAAGTGACGCTGCGACCCAGGAGCTCGTCCCCGCTACTCCCATCCCATCAGGAGAAAGATTCGATCTTCTAAGGACAGACCACGATGGGGTTCCACCTCCCATCACCGATCCGTGTGTGTTCAACCGCTATTTCATCACAAATGTGTCAGCGGACCAGGTCACGAGCAGTACCGTCACGGTCTATTGGGCCACACCAGAACTCAGTCCAGTCCCGGACGAGGTCAACTACCGGATTTTGTTCGACCGGTTTGGGACAGTCGACCGGTTCCCGCGTTACGTGTACACCCCCGGCTCAGCCCGGTCCGTGATCTTGCGGGACCTCCGCCCCGACGTCACCTACATGGTGTGCGTGGAAGGCGTGGTTTCCGGTTCTGTGTGTCAAGTGGCGCCCCGTGACCACTGCTCAGGTCTGGTCACTCTTTCCGAGGACTCGATCCCGACCTCCAACCTCCAGCTGGTGACGGTGCTGACGCTGGCCGGGAACGCCGCGCTGCTTCTCGTCTTGGGATCGGTCTGGCTGGGACGGAGTCTCAACAAGAGGTTGCAGAGGAGGAAGTCGGCGGTTCATGTGCGACACATTTACTCCACCAGGCGACCTTTTCGGGCCAACGTGGCGAACACATCTGCGTCCACTGACTTTACCGGCTACCACAGCAGTCGCCCGGCCCGACTGGTCCCACCAGAACTGGGAGACCTCATCGAGTTCCCTTGTGATCGCTTTCAGGATACCGGTTCCTCTCGCAGAGACACTGACCTGCCCAGATTCTCTGACTAGGGATACAAAGAGGTGGACAATTTCCGATAAATTTTAGTTAAGTTCCTGGTAAATTTCCATAGGAAGTTAAGATGtgaaattttggaaatattctaaattggaaactttccatgtgAATTGACTGGCTTTAAGGATAGCCATTTACGTACCTCgcttccattatttttttttttcaccattttagcTGTGTTAATGCAAATATAATGAAACTTTCAGGGGGGTTGTGTAACTTCCGCTCTTTAAATATATCAATAGTATGCTGTTCACATCAAATTGTACTGTTTGGCTCTTGGCCACGTTTGTCCAATTGAAACCTATATGAAAGGGACATTTTTTCATTCCTTGATGAATGAATCATACAGTATGGTTGAAATGGGTTTCATTTTAGACTCaacacagaatttttttttttaaagaatgttttCGACCAAATTACACAATGTATACAATTTTGGACAAGGGAGCAAtttcatttaatattcaaattttccGAAAGAGGCGTTAAATAGCTTACTGCCCAACAATGGTGCAAATGAATGACACAATTTTGATACCATTTGCTGACCATCGAGAAGAATTACATATTCGTTTAACAAGGAGAAGCTCTGTAGCAAGACTGTACTATTCGCAAAACAGACAATACAGACAAAAAAGGTGGAACTCAGAACATATGAAAATTTCACGTTTACAACCTtggaattgtaaaaaaaaaacaacaacaaaaaaactggaatttgaagcatgcaacaataaaaaaaaatgatgccaATGACAAGAACTGATAGAAACTTAATgcagccaaaaaaaaagtaaaacaatctGAAAAATTATGAACAATGTCTGTTGGTGGACAAAAATGGCCACAAACAAGCTGAAAGGGCATGACAAATTCATCTTTAGACTTATTaagaaccctttttttttttctatgaacaATGAAGGAACAATTGTACCGCTTAGTCATCAGGGTCCCTTCAAAGCTCAGAGGAAGACAAAGTCCTCCAACATACACATCCTCTTCTCGCCTTGTTCCTTTCATTTCCTCCCACCTGCAAGTGCTTTCAcatgtgcttttgttttgaaatgttttgaacgCAAGTGTGAGTGCATGAATGATGGATCGCTGATTTCAACTGTGGTGCTAGTTTTGACCTTTACAGACATCCTAATGTCTACTTGTACAGTTCCACATTTTCTACAATGTTTTATACTTTTGTAAGGGCTCATAATATCATTTTTGCCATCTGCGGTTTATGGTTGCAGTTTTATTTCCGAGCTGAAATAAAAACCTGACTTGATGATGAAGCACAATGCAGAATGATTtgtgtttacattatttttctgacatgttaatTAGGATGGGATGATTGAATTGAGAGTGCATATCAACGATTATGTCACTTTTAAAGAGATTGGATCACGGTATGAGAATTCTTGCAATACAATCTCTAAAGCCACTTGGGCAACTGTAACAAAGCAGACAGTAGAGGGCACTCTTGACCACTCATAACTAGTGAATCAAACATAAAAATGCTTAACAACAATGAGGGGGGAAACGCagaataagattttttttattaatattatagaTGTACAGTCAACATCTTTACAGTACAAAAAGAGAAACTCAAGTGCAAATTAAATTATGCTAACAGGAATTCAATGAAGAGTTGCCGCTTTAGagaaagttatttaaaaagtgCCTGGAAGGAAATATTGCATCATTAAATGGCTTTTCAAAAAAGAACGTATTGAATTGAAATTATGATGCAATGACATATCTCAAAAAGGTgttcttattattaattgtataaaaatatatagtcatcttctttttttaaagctgcCCCTGCTTTGAGGAGAAGGCAAAAGGTGCACATTTGCATATGCTCAGTTAAAAATAGGAGCTTATAgtatttatatttcaaaattAGTGCAAGATACAGGAGCAAGGCCAAATGAAATGAGCATCCCTAGTTAGCGGCCAACAAACTCGATGCTGCAACCATTTAAAAAGCTTTTATCGTCGGATATTTTATGCACCATTTGAAATGGACAGAGCTAAagacactaaaaaaataaaaataaaaaaaaaaaatgtcccgtCCGATCTCTAGCGTCCAGGCATTGGGTCGTGGTGTGCGTTGCCTCTCACCGAGGACGTGCTGATGCTGTTGTG
This window of the Phyllopteryx taeniolatus isolate TA_2022b chromosome 21, UOR_Ptae_1.2, whole genome shotgun sequence genome carries:
- the tril gene encoding TLR4 interactor with leucine rich repeats — protein: MDTGYFPARICVLLLSLGGFASSGVCPDRCDCPQPQRLMCSNRGLRTVPSQSSGEKEVLVFSLGGNFIGNVSAIDLGRYTGLVRLDLQFNQIQNIHAKAFENLSNLQELYLGHNHLSDIQDGTLQPLKKLTVLYGNNNHIIAVTPGLFVSLDHLVKLRLDSNAIKSLQESAFKNLDNLRYLHLESNQLHHLHRKAFSNLANLRFLNLADNKQSALRGALTFSHLTSLTTLLLSENEIQHVGNKVFHNLKKLSKLSLSNNKIAHLHSGALLGLSSLKQFLIDGNELVEIPAGLLDPLELVEHLDFSRNRIANVDSFAFIHLKHLRVLNLKSNVLTSLSGDTFKLNNFLHDVDLHGNNWTCDCRLEELQRWMSAARTQGKLLDVFVRCHHPATLRGSSLEHVNSSQLQSFGNWSNLCGSHAALEESREGKTWVEMGEVWQEERGREEPIQQQKQDETVERKVGKGQVEIQRDQGGTEVPQMVHSFKKDSLRSKSPTDALRKRAKVGEKLSRTQSEKDIPSPSDAATQELVPATPIPSGERFDLLRTDHDGVPPPITDPCVFNRYFITNVSADQVTSSTVTVYWATPELSPVPDEVNYRILFDRFGTVDRFPRYVYTPGSARSVILRDLRPDVTYMVCVEGVVSGSVCQVAPRDHCSGLVTLSEDSIPTSNLQLVTVLTLAGNAALLLVLGSVWLGRSLNKRLQRRKSAVHVRHIYSTRRPFRANVANTSASTDFTGYHSSRPARLVPPELGDLIEFPCDRFQDTGSSRRDTDLPRFSD